The nucleotide window AGCGGTGTCGTCTTTCTATGATACGTTCGAGGGTTATTTCGaccagaagaaaaatactAGAGGTTTAAAAAAATCTAAGAATACGATGAGTATGGCTACGGAACTTACCAGGGAAGAATTCGCACTTATATCAGACATTTTTCACAAGAAACTACACAGAACTGCGCGTGATGACCTTTATAAAATCCAGAGTAAGATGTTCCCACAATACTGGTTAGAGTTATTACAAGGGTTCTCGTTGTTGTTTTATGGAATAGGTTCCAAAAGAGAATTCATGGAAAAATATGCATTCGAGTATTTGGTACCGAATCTCGCATATTCACAAATGCACAAAGACCAAGTTGCTTATCCCAAAAAACAGCTGGACATTAATGATTACAATATTCCTTGCATTGTCATCAACGGTTACAACCCGACTTGTAACTACAGAGAcgtcttcaaagatatttCAGCTGCATTGTTACCGGAAGAGTTAACTAGAAATGAAACAAAGTATTGGGGGAATCATGTACTACTgcaaattcaaaaaatgGTTGAGATTTATAAAGACGAATCCTCAGATATCAAGTTGGTCGTTGTAGTGCATAACCTGGATGGACCAAGTCTCAGAAAAGATGCCTTTCAAACGATGCTCTGCCACCTGGCGCTTATAAGGCAGGTTGCCATCATAGCCTCTACAGATCACATTTACGCTCCAATCTTATGGGATAACTTTAAAGCACAAAACTACAACTTTGTCTTCCATGATGTTACCAACTACGAGCCCTTCACTGTCGAGTCGTCGTTCCGTGATGTCATGAAGATGAGCAAGAGTGACTCTGCGAGTGGCGCGGAAGGTGCCAAATACGTTCTCGAATCTTTGACAGTTAACTCAAAGAAAATGTACAAACTATTGGTGGAAACACAAATAAGGAACATGGAGAAAAGCACTAATTCCAAGGGAAAAGTCGCTCCAACAAAGCGTGGTTTGCCCACCATGGGTGTTGaattcaaacaattgcTTCACCTATGTGCAGCCGAATTTATCGCTTCCAATGAGCTGTCACTACGCAGTATGCTGActgaatttgttgaacacAAGATGGCAAATCTCTCAAAAAATCCTGCTGGTACTGAGCACGTATGGGTGCCTTATAACTACTCAGAGATGACCAAACTGTATAGCACAGTACTCAAGGAATTATGAAAGTACATAATTGTATAATAACCTCACGAATTAACGCAACCTCGAGAAATGACTTCCGAAGGGTCTTTAAGCATCCAGGATTGAAGTTGTATTTTAGCTGAGATTACTTGGGCTCTTAATGACCTTTTAGCTTTTTTCTATTCAAGATCATGGTTTACTTAACATTTTTCGGCTAGTAGTGACATCGCTTAATTAGGCCCCCTTTTCACACATATCTTGAAACAACtagaagttgaagatccAAGTAAAGACAAGGCTGACTACTTTGACTAGACGTCGATAGGCGAGCTGTGTCATTGTTCACCATGTCTACTACCAATTTGTCAAGTAGGACTTCTAACTCGGTTGGGAACCCCACAATGGAGAGGTTCTTGCCGGGAGCGGTCGTTGCCGTGGGTACACACCGGGTTGAAGTCGTCAACTACCTAGCTGAGGGAGGATTTGCGCAAATCTATGTAGTCAAGTTTTTGGAATATCTGAATGAGTTCGAGAATAAGTCTAAAGTGCCGATGAAAGTGGGTGACGTTGCATGTTTGAAGAGAGTATTGGTGCAGGATGAGAATGGACTCAGTGAGATGAGAAATGAGGTCGAAGTGATGAAACAGTTGATGGGAGCCCAGAACATTGTGCAATACTACGACTCTAATGCTTGTCGTCGTCATAACGGGAATGCAGgctttgaagttcttttACTGATGGAATTGTGCCCGAATAAATCACTGCTAGACTACATGAATCAGAGGTTAGCAACGAAACTTacagagaaagagataCTTAAGATAATGTATGATGTTTCGCTAGCGGTATCGCAAATGCATTACTTGAAGAATCCTTTAATTCATCGTGATATCAAGATTGAGAATGTCCTAGTCGATGCACAAAACAGTTTCAAGCTTTGCGATTTTGGATCCACTTCCCAGTGCTTCCCAGTGGTAACTACTCATCAGGAGATCGCTATCTTAACACAAAACATTTACGTGCATACTACACCTCAGTATAGGTGTCCCGAGATGATTGATCTTTACCGCTGCCTTCCAATTAACGAGAAATCTGATATTTGGGCACTTGGAATCTTCTTATACAAACTACTGTTTTTCATTACGCCATTCGAGATGACAGGTCAATTCGCAATACTTCACTCGAAATATGAATTCCCTCCAAACCACTACTCTTCTCAACTGATAAACCTGATCATCATCATGTTGGCAGAAAATCCTTTCGTGAGACCCAATATTTACCAAGTGTTGAACCACATTTGCACCATGATAGGAGTCGAAGTGCCTATTGAGGATAAGTATGGCTGTGGTGCTTACAACTTTGATAAATATGCCGAGTTTCAAACCAAGTTACAAAACGCACAATATCAAATGTATATGCTTCAACAAAAGAAGTTGGAAAACAGAGGCATACTTGACCCTTCAGATGAGAGTTTGCTGAATAATCTGATGATTACCGCTTTTGAAGTCTCCGGTAAAATACCGATGGAGGCTAATTCACGTGAATCCACGAAATCGCCCGAAGTTCAAGATCTAAAACTGGCAAAGGGTGCTTCTGAAGCTACTGAGGATAAGCCTGATCAGCATCCTGCCTCTTCCTCTGATGAAATGCTAGTAAAACgaacttcatcatctaaAACACAAGAGAAATCCCATGTCGATGTAGCAGAGAGCGCTTATGAGATAGGTTCAGAGAAACATGATGGTACAAGTGAGGTCATCAATCAAGTACCTTCTGAAACTGATGCACTAAGTAACAAAGGGGAACCTGAGAAACAGAGCTCTATAATCGAAACCGCTGTTCCTCCAGCAGACGATTTGCATATGGCTGCTCCTAATTTGGAGCAAAGACAAAAGAgctcaagttcaatttcttctgaaaGCAAATCTTATATGAGTGGGCCACAAGGGCTGAGTTCAGAGGAGTTGACGGAGCATGCTATCAAAGCAGAGATTGCTCCAGGCACTAAACAGCATAAATCAAACAATCCATTCCCAAGGATGGCTACTGACTATCCTGATGCCGCACATCAGGAGAATATATTCATGGATGATAGCCCAAGAAATGCATTAAATAACCAACAGCGGTTACATTTCCCCCCAAAAGACCTGCAATACAAGGCGGAGAGGGAACGAATTCAATTGCAGCAGGGCCCACAGTTCGTTTCCCCCCCTTCCCAGAGGCAGCAAATACAGCAGCAGTATCCATATCGAAACGACTTACCACAGGGCattcaacagcagcaacagtATCCCACTCCGTTCAACCAAGAGATCCCAAATTATGTAGGCCCAAACATGAGATATGCATATCAAGGCATTCCGCCGAATGCAAATGTTCCATATTATCCAGCGCAACAGGTGaagcaacagcagcagccaCAGCCCCAGCCCCAGAAAGTAATGTATCCAACACCACAACAGTCGGTTGCAGTACCACTACAAGTCCAAGCCCAAGCAGGATCCCGGATTCCACAGCAGGCCTCACACCCTGTATCAAACCGTACGCAGGAGGATATACCTCCTCCCATGCCCCCTCGTCATGAACAACTACTTAAAGAGGGTGAGAAGcaaaagagagaagaagagcttttgatAGCCTTCTCACCACCAAAACAACATGGTGATCAAAATGTTGGAGATAGACCAAACCCTGAAATATTGACCTCTCCTAGCAGACGTGGCAACCTGGATCTCAGTTACAACGAGATGGATTTCAGCCAGGAAGATCTTATGAAGGATCGTCAGGATCCACTCGACACGGGCGGCATGGACAGCAGTATAGCTTCAAGTGAGAGCATTGAAATGAATTTAGAGGATACAAAGAGGGGAAACAGATCTCTTCGAATCAACAGAAGCGAATTTCCAAGAGGCTACGATTCACCCATACCAAGAAGACACGAAGCCGGAAACGAGAAGAATTCCACCGATGAACGAGAAGCAGAGAGTGTGAAAGAAACATCTGGACGCCGATCTCTAGACCTTAAATTCCACGAAGTGCGGTTCTCGTCTCCTGATTTGAATAATCAAAACGTCCCAGTTCATTCTGGACACCTGAAGGAGTCCAGTGCAAATAAGCATAAACCGACTCACTCACATAAGCAAAGGAATACCGAATCTACAGACGCAGTTTCTCATGTAGCGAGGCGTAACCACTCCACTGGAAGTAGCAGCAGTGCCAGTCGCAAGCATAGTTCGAACAACATCAATGTAGTCAAGACAGGTTCCCATGCTAGGaacgatttggaaagaacCAAGACTTCAAACGGATCAAGCAACACCAGTGTGAACAATAGCTCCACAAATCTCAGTGGAATGAGAAGGTCATTCGCCAAGGCGCGTCAATCATTGGATCTGGAACGCGTTCGTCGTGAAGCGCTGAACAACAGTGACTCAGCGATCAGTGGTAAGAGGCGTTCACTCTTTTCGGTATTTAGAGGAAACAGTGACAAGAAGTGAGCTCAAATGATTGTAAGAATAGAGAAGCAACACTCATGTGATTATAAAATATATAGAGATACATgtaaatgaaatttttgactttttGACCGCAGTTTTTTTAAAGATTAATATCAGTCCCTTTTCGCGGCTTATACAAACTTTCGATGAGAAACAACTACTTTGCAAGGTAAAGAGAGGCCTTCCTCCAAGCACACATATAGTAATTTGGCTACATTAATAGCGAACAGGATGCTGAAAGATGATAAGGAGTCGATATTTTCGACGGTAACAGCTCGCGATGCGGTAAATATAGATGACCTGGGGAAGGTCAGTGATGAACATCTAGTGGCCAAAGTTCGACCCTCTATGAAGTACGTGGAGACGGTAAGAGAACACAAGATCCGTGAGAGCCCTGGGATGAGTACAATAGACAAGTTGGGCGATATGATTGGAGATTTCGTGGAAAGCCTATACTGGATGTACTATATTCATCTACCATACTATCTGATGACTTCGTTCGACTCCTTCTGCCTGCATGCATTTTTCCTAACGATATTCAGTCTaggtttctttggaatAATCAAGTATCTCTTACTATGAGTGCAAATCACCCAAACAAGCGTTTTCAAAGGGTCTAGAGACATAAGATCAGATAGATCATTTGACCTATAAAATAAAGGATCTTTCACATTCTAACGCAAACCTAGCATGACACAAACCAAATACATAtttatgtatatatattttATATATACAATTATGCACcaattttaaagaatttTGAGTCGCCAGTCAGCTCGAAACTTATTAAAAACTCAACTGACCGACAGTCCCATCTACGAGGACCCAATCGGCTACCAATTCATCAGTCTCTTCTAGATTGATGGTTGCATCTTCAATGCTCCATAGGCTTTAACTATGGCGATCAAAGTGTCCGAGACAGCCAGCATTCGGACACTCGGCCAGACTAGAAAAAATGTTGGAGTTCTCGCTTGATGATGGTCTCAatgaatgatgaagagctaCAACTGCAGTGAATTGGGGCTGTAAGGGGTTTATATAAAGGAACTGGAGTATTCAGTGAAAGTGAttgaatcttcttttgaaatgtTACGAAATTTGGGAAAAAACACTTTAACGATCAAACGTACTCTCATGGCATCCAGCGTGAGTTTAAGCAAGCCAGTTCTGTACAATGTGCAGGATACGGCACGTGTTATAACCTTGAACAGGTCCAAGAAGCTGAATGCTCTTAATGGGGAGATGTGTGAGTCCATGTTTGCGACTCTGAACGAGTACGCCAAGAGCGATTGTGCCAATTTGATTATGGTAAAATCTGCGAATCAGCCAAGATCTTTCTGCGCAGGTGGTGATGTTTCCTTCGTGGCCGAAAGCAATTCCAATGGTCGGGCTGAAGAGTCTGCTCAGCTTTTCACAGCAGAGTATTCGTTGAACTTTCAAATGGCCACTTATCAGAAGCCAATCGTCACTTTTATGGACGGTATTACAATGGGTGGAGGTGTTGGTTTATCGATTCATACGCCTTTTAGGATTGCTACAGAAAATACCAAATGGGCTATGCCTGAGATGGATATAGGTTTGTTCCCCGATGTGGGTACAACGTTTGCCATGCCAAGAGTTATCACGCTAGCTAACGCCAACGGACAAATGGCTTTGTATTTGGCCTTAACTGGTGATGTGATTAGCGGCGAGGATGCCTATATTTTGGGATTGGCCTCCCATTATGTCAAGCACGATAGTTTGGCTGATTTGGAAACAAGGTTGGCGGAAATAAAGACACTCAAGGATGGAAGCGCATCCGATGAATCTTTTTTCACAATGGTTGATaatgccattgaagaatttgctAGTCAGTTACCCAAGGATCATAGTTTTAAGTTCTCTAATGAGAAACTGAATGTGATCGAATCCTGCTTCGATATCAGCAAGATCACTTCTGTCAAACAAGTCTTACAAAAATTGGATGAGATTATCATTAACAATTCAGATGCAAGCCAGGAATCAAAGCAGTTTGCTAGTGAAATCAAGGGAAAGCTTTCGACCAAATCACCAACTTCTATGCAAGTGGCTCTAAGGCTACTGCAAGACAATTCTAAGGACAACATCGAATCTGCATTGAGGAGGGACCTTTACACCGCTACAAATTTTTGTATGGCAGTGAAGAATCCTGAATCCGGTGTTGAGTTTTCAGAAGCTACGATTCACAAACTGATTGAAAAGCAAAAGGCACCATACGCATGGAAAACCAAGCTCGACGATCTTTCTCCATCTCAAATTACATCTCTAGTATCCCCAAAGCCTTCCATGCCCGTTTCGCTGTGGAGAAACTACGCAAATGTCACCTGGAAACAGTATCCACATCATTTGAAATACCAGTTACCGACAGAGACCGCTATTATGAAATATATCACAGGTCAGGATGGCCGCAATAACTCGCTCTCTATCTCAAAGGACGAAGTCATCTCACATTTTACAAACTTTAATCAAACGACAAGAGGTAAAATAGGTGTCGACAAGCTTTGTAGAATGGTCATCCAAAGAAAATGCACGGTCGATGATGCAAACGCTTTaaagtggaagaattgatttCGTTAGATAGCTTTTATAGCATTTATCTTCATACCTTGTAAATATTCAATGCGATTTTCTTGCACGAGCAAGCCTTTCACGATATTTAGTTAGCATGGCAGATTGCAGTGAAgacaagaacaaggaaCAAAGGTGGCAAATTGTACTTCCGATCCATCCCAAACGTCAACGAAGATCAATTAATCAGTGATATTAAGCTATAATGACGGATGTATCCTGGAATGAGATGAATGTTCCATCGGTCATCTCTAAGGATG belongs to Torulaspora delbrueckii CBS 1146 chromosome 4, complete genome and includes:
- the TSC3 gene encoding Tsc3p (similar to Saccharomyces cerevisiae TSC3 (YBR058C-A); ancestral locus Anc_3.272): MLKDDKESIFSTVTARDAVNIDDLGKVSDEHLVAKVRPSMKYVETVREHKIRESPGMSTIDKLGDMIGDFVESLYWMYYIHLPYYLMTSFDSFCLHAFFLTIFSLGFFGIIKYLLL
- the ORC2 gene encoding origin recognition complex subunit 2 (similar to Saccharomyces cerevisiae ORC2 (YBR060C); ancestral locus Anc_3.274), which translates into the protein MFYGIVREIYEVVMNNDEDIVEHGDILSSPSKKLGQKILRSPGKGRRRESARKHLLEKIRIVETEEVPEEVADEVADEVADEVRGELQEEETEGGLETPRKKRRTKIEVKLEPVEPLEQEVKVKLDEVPSTPSKKPIKSTSVEHDFTSPLKSVILSNLQEYKENASSQSLKLSRNFNKTPLPPNNDRFKFQPEKAVSSFYDTFEGYFDQKKNTRGLKKSKNTMSMATELTREEFALISDIFHKKLHRTARDDLYKIQSKMFPQYWLELLQGFSLLFYGIGSKREFMEKYAFEYLVPNLAYSQMHKDQVAYPKKQLDINDYNIPCIVINGYNPTCNYRDVFKDISAALLPEELTRNETKYWGNHVLLQIQKMVEIYKDESSDIKLVVVVHNLDGPSLRKDAFQTMLCHLALIRQVAIIASTDHIYAPILWDNFKAQNYNFVFHDVTNYEPFTVESSFRDVMKMSKSDSASGAEGAKYVLESLTVNSKKMYKLLVETQIRNMEKSTNSKGKVAPTKRGLPTMGVEFKQLLHLCAAEFIASNELSLRSMLTEFVEHKMANLSKNPAGTEHVWVPYNYSEMTKLYSTVLKEL
- the AKL1 gene encoding serine/threonine protein kinase AKL1 (similar to Saccharomyces cerevisiae AKL1 (YBR059C); ancestral locus Anc_3.273), with translation MSTTNLSSRTSNSVGNPTMERFLPGAVVAVGTHRVEVVNYLAEGGFAQIYVVKFLEYLNEFENKSKVPMKVGDVACLKRVLVQDENGLSEMRNEVEVMKQLMGAQNIVQYYDSNACRRHNGNAGFEVLLLMELCPNKSLLDYMNQRLATKLTEKEILKIMYDVSLAVSQMHYLKNPLIHRDIKIENVLVDAQNSFKLCDFGSTSQCFPVVTTHQEIAILTQNIYVHTTPQYRCPEMIDLYRCLPINEKSDIWALGIFLYKLLFFITPFEMTGQFAILHSKYEFPPNHYSSQLINLIIIMLAENPFVRPNIYQVLNHICTMIGVEVPIEDKYGCGAYNFDKYAEFQTKLQNAQYQMYMLQQKKLENRGILDPSDESLLNNLMITAFEVSGKIPMEANSRESTKSPEVQDLKLAKGASEATEDKPDQHPASSSDEMLVKRTSSSKTQEKSHVDVAESAYEIGSEKHDGTSEVINQVPSETDALSNKGEPEKQSSIIETAVPPADDLHMAAPNLEQRQKSSSSISSESKSYMSGPQGLSSEELTEHAIKAEIAPGTKQHKSNNPFPRMATDYPDAAHQENIFMDDSPRNALNNQQRLHFPPKDLQYKAERERIQLQQGPQFVSPPSQRQQIQQQYPYRNDLPQGIQQQQQYPTPFNQEIPNYVGPNMRYAYQGIPPNANVPYYPAQQVKQQQQPQPQPQKVMYPTPQQSVAVPLQVQAQAGSRIPQQASHPVSNRTQEDIPPPMPPRHEQLLKEGEKQKREEELLIAFSPPKQHGDQNVGDRPNPEILTSPSRRGNLDLSYNEMDFSQEDLMKDRQDPLDTGGMDSSIASSESIEMNLEDTKRGNRSLRINRSEFPRGYDSPIPRRHEAGNEKNSTDEREAESVKETSGRRSLDLKFHEVRFSSPDLNNQNVPVHSGHLKESSANKHKPTHSHKQRNTESTDAVSHVARRNHSTGSSSSASRKHSSNNINVVKTGSHARNDLERTKTSNGSSNTSVNNSSTNLSGMRRSFAKARQSLDLERVRREALNNSDSAISGKRRSLFSVFRGNSDKK
- the EHD3 gene encoding mitochondrial 37S ribosomal protein mS47 (similar to Saccharomyces cerevisiae EHD3 (YDR036C); ancestral locus Anc_3.271), whose amino-acid sequence is MLRNLGKNTLTIKRTLMASSVSLSKPVLYNVQDTARVITLNRSKKLNALNGEMCESMFATLNEYAKSDCANLIMVKSANQPRSFCAGGDVSFVAESNSNGRAEESAQLFTAEYSLNFQMATYQKPIVTFMDGITMGGGVGLSIHTPFRIATENTKWAMPEMDIGLFPDVGTTFAMPRVITLANANGQMALYLALTGDVISGEDAYILGLASHYVKHDSLADLETRLAEIKTLKDGSASDESFFTMVDNAIEEFASQLPKDHSFKFSNEKLNVIESCFDISKITSVKQVLQKLDEIIINNSDASQESKQFASEIKGKLSTKSPTSMQVALRLLQDNSKDNIESALRRDLYTATNFCMAVKNPESGVEFSEATIHKLIEKQKAPYAWKTKLDDLSPSQITSLVSPKPSMPVSLWRNYANVTWKQYPHHLKYQLPTETAIMKYITGQDGRNNSLSISKDEVISHFTNFNQTTRGKIGVDKLCRMVIQRKCTVDDANALKWKN